A genome region from Crossiella equi includes the following:
- a CDS encoding GntR family transcriptional regulator — MIDKASGVPAYRQVASALRHKIDAGEYAPGSRLPSERELIDDFGVSRITIREAIGLLRVEGLVVAEHGKGVFVRPPQHVQRLSRSRLTRAAREENKGFFLGDAAANNFTPSVTVKITTEPASEEHAAVLGVEAGTELLVRERVMRANGLAIQLATSRLPRSITQGTQIEQVETGPGGSYARLEEAGHRLGYFEETVRTRMPTQEEASVLQLLAGTPVLVVRRVAYDEDGRAVEVNDMVMSGDRYELSYEIPAD, encoded by the coding sequence ATGATCGACAAAGCGAGCGGAGTGCCTGCGTACCGACAGGTGGCCAGTGCCCTCCGGCACAAGATCGACGCGGGTGAGTACGCCCCCGGGTCACGGCTGCCGTCCGAGCGGGAGTTGATCGACGACTTCGGCGTCTCCCGCATCACCATCCGCGAGGCGATCGGACTTCTCCGAGTAGAGGGGCTAGTCGTCGCGGAACACGGCAAGGGGGTCTTTGTGCGACCGCCACAGCACGTGCAGCGCCTGAGCCGCAGCAGGCTGACCCGGGCTGCCCGTGAGGAGAACAAGGGCTTCTTCCTCGGGGACGCCGCAGCGAACAACTTCACGCCCAGCGTCACTGTGAAGATCACGACGGAACCGGCGTCGGAGGAGCACGCGGCGGTGCTGGGAGTAGAAGCCGGTACCGAGCTGCTTGTCAGGGAACGCGTCATGCGCGCGAATGGCCTCGCCATTCAGCTGGCCACCTCGCGGCTTCCCCGGTCGATCACGCAAGGAACCCAGATCGAACAGGTCGAGACCGGCCCCGGCGGGAGCTACGCGCGCCTGGAGGAGGCCGGGCACCGTCTCGGCTACTTCGAGGAGACCGTCAGAACCAGGATGCCCACACAAGAAGAAGCGTCGGTGCTACAGCTTCTCGCTGGGACCCCTGTGCTGGTTGTGCGCCGAGTCGCGTACGACGAAGACGGTCGAGCCGTCGAGGTCAACGACATGGTCATGTCTGGCGACCGCTACGAGCTGTCCTACGAAATTCCGGCGGACTGA
- a CDS encoding replication initiator, whose protein sequence is MTAALVSRLSTQDEQLSNFLRGKGFATWRSKVQAVHGCARPVRLHGSTCVENTATGARFGEFEGGILVPCGNRREAVCAPCSARYAADTFHLVRAGLTGGKDVPESVAGHVRVFATLTAPSYGAVHNQPRTRTGKYRPCACGEYHHDADSRLGSPIDAATYDYVGAVLWQAHSTELWRRFTITAARHLAAALGLRPGELRDHLRLSYAKVAEYQRRGLVHFHAVVRIDGPDGPGSRPPAGVDADLVCAVIRSAASSVSLSTPDSDAVGERVLTWGDQVDAEPIAAHESGDPAELAQDRKVAGYIAKYATKGTGATSGVDRRITSEAAIAALEVSEHHRAMIATAWWLGGLAEFDTLNLRRWAHMLGFRGHFLTKSRRYSTTFTALRTARAEHQLAAHLDRLGITDTTTVAVVNDWAMTGVGYRTDAERELAAAIAARQLRARAGKENHQ, encoded by the coding sequence ATGACCGCAGCCTTGGTCTCTCGTCTGTCTACTCAGGACGAACAGCTCTCCAACTTCCTGCGCGGCAAAGGCTTTGCCACCTGGCGGAGCAAGGTTCAGGCCGTGCACGGCTGTGCCCGCCCGGTCCGGCTGCATGGCTCCACCTGCGTGGAGAACACCGCCACCGGTGCCCGCTTCGGCGAGTTCGAGGGCGGGATCTTGGTGCCCTGCGGCAATCGGCGTGAGGCCGTCTGCGCCCCCTGCTCGGCCCGGTATGCCGCCGACACCTTCCACCTCGTCCGCGCTGGACTGACCGGCGGCAAGGACGTCCCGGAGTCGGTGGCCGGTCATGTGCGGGTCTTTGCCACCCTGACCGCGCCCTCCTACGGTGCGGTGCACAACCAGCCCCGCACCCGCACCGGCAAGTACCGGCCCTGTGCGTGCGGGGAGTACCACCACGACGCCGACTCCCGCCTCGGCTCCCCGATCGATGCCGCGACCTACGACTACGTCGGGGCGGTGCTGTGGCAGGCGCACTCCACTGAGCTGTGGCGGCGCTTCACCATCACCGCCGCCCGCCACCTGGCCGCCGCCCTCGGCCTGCGCCCCGGTGAGCTGCGGGACCACCTGCGGCTCTCCTACGCCAAGGTCGCGGAGTATCAGCGGCGCGGCCTGGTCCACTTCCACGCCGTGGTGCGCATCGACGGCCCGGACGGTCCCGGCTCGCGGCCCCCGGCCGGGGTGGACGCCGACCTGGTGTGCGCAGTCATCCGTTCCGCGGCTTCCTCCGTGAGCTTGTCCACCCCGGACAGCGACGCCGTGGGCGAACGGGTGCTGACCTGGGGTGATCAGGTGGACGCGGAGCCGATCGCCGCGCATGAGTCCGGGGACCCGGCTGAGCTGGCCCAGGACCGCAAGGTGGCCGGGTACATCGCCAAGTACGCCACCAAGGGCACCGGCGCCACCTCCGGCGTTGATCGTCGGATCACCAGTGAGGCCGCGATCGCCGCGCTGGAGGTCTCCGAGCACCACCGCGCGATGATCGCCACGGCGTGGTGGCTGGGCGGGCTGGCCGAGTTCGACACGCTCAACCTGCGCCGCTGGGCGCACATGCTCGGCTTCCGGGGCCACTTCCTGACCAAGTCCCGCCGCTACTCCACCACCTTCACCGCCCTGCGCACCGCCCGCGCGGAGCACCAGCTCGCCGCGCACCTGGACCGCCTGGGCATCACCGACACCACCACGGTGGCCGTGGTCAACGACTGGGCCATGACCGGCGTGGGCTACCGCACCGACGCCGAACGCGAACTCGCCGCCGCCATCGCAGCCCGACAACTCCGCGCACGAGCGGGGAAGGAGAACCACCAGTGA
- a CDS encoding excisionase family DNA-binding protein: MNAEHYSVEGAADYLGTSVRFVRRLIAERRITFYKLGRHVRLKHVDLEAFVQAGRVEPISAASVRRDLMRRAG, encoded by the coding sequence GTGAACGCGGAGCACTACTCGGTTGAAGGGGCTGCGGACTACCTCGGCACCTCGGTGCGGTTCGTCCGGCGGCTGATCGCCGAACGGCGGATCACGTTCTACAAGCTCGGGCGGCACGTGCGGCTCAAGCACGTCGACCTGGAGGCGTTCGTCCAGGCCGGACGGGTTGAGCCCATCTCCGCCGCCTCGGTCCGCCGCGACCTGATGCGGAGGGCTGGCTGA
- a CDS encoding tyrosine-type recombinase/integrase: MAKKKGRRRFGWVRKLPSGRFQASYLGPDGKRHNAPETFPTTTDADRWLVQVEGKVLRREWTDPDRAKVRLADYAESWIKERPGLRPRTVHLYEWLLAKYVTPDLGEVQLGQLDTSMVRAWRSKLLREGVSESMTAKAYRLLRAVLMTAVKEDEIIPRNPCQVRGAGAENPDERPVLNVAQVFDLAGRMAERRYRAFVLLAAFATLRWGEITALRRLDIAPDASSVRVAGAFVELPGRGLVYGQPKSRAGLRTVSVPEAIRPAVLAHLEEFVGGQPDAWVFTGKRGNPLRRGDFNPRTGWKAAVAAVGVPHLRFHDLRHTGNTLAARTKVSTKDLMARMGHDSPRAALIYQHATSEADQQLAAGLNELISGERVARKPVAEVDRLAAWQALSPEQRAAVRELAQAMPDQWGGLVPDEDDGDDAGGVLAPVG, encoded by the coding sequence ATGGCGAAGAAGAAGGGGCGCCGCCGGTTCGGCTGGGTGCGCAAGCTGCCCTCGGGCCGGTTCCAGGCGAGCTACCTCGGCCCGGACGGCAAGCGGCACAACGCGCCGGAGACTTTCCCGACCACCACCGACGCGGACCGCTGGTTGGTGCAGGTTGAGGGCAAGGTCCTCCGTCGTGAGTGGACGGACCCAGACCGCGCCAAGGTCCGGTTGGCCGACTACGCGGAGAGCTGGATCAAGGAACGTCCCGGCCTGCGCCCGCGCACCGTGCACCTGTACGAGTGGCTACTGGCCAAGTACGTGACGCCGGACCTCGGGGAGGTCCAGCTCGGGCAGCTCGACACCTCGATGGTGCGGGCGTGGCGGTCCAAGCTCCTCCGTGAGGGCGTCTCCGAGTCCATGACCGCGAAGGCGTACCGCCTGCTGCGCGCCGTGCTCATGACGGCCGTGAAGGAGGACGAGATCATCCCGCGCAACCCCTGCCAGGTTCGCGGGGCTGGCGCGGAGAACCCCGATGAGCGGCCGGTGCTCAACGTGGCCCAGGTCTTCGACCTCGCCGGGCGGATGGCTGAGCGGCGGTATCGGGCCTTCGTGCTCCTGGCCGCGTTCGCCACCCTCCGGTGGGGCGAGATCACCGCTCTCCGGCGGCTGGACATCGCCCCTGATGCGAGCTCGGTCCGGGTGGCCGGGGCGTTCGTGGAGCTGCCGGGCCGGGGCCTGGTCTACGGTCAGCCGAAGTCCCGGGCCGGGCTGCGGACCGTGTCCGTGCCGGAGGCCATCCGGCCAGCCGTTCTGGCCCACCTCGAAGAGTTCGTCGGTGGCCAGCCGGACGCGTGGGTCTTCACCGGCAAGCGCGGCAACCCGCTCCGCCGGGGTGACTTCAACCCGCGTACCGGGTGGAAGGCCGCTGTTGCCGCTGTGGGTGTCCCTCACCTGCGGTTTCACGACCTGCGGCACACCGGCAACACGCTGGCGGCCCGGACGAAGGTCAGCACCAAGGACCTGATGGCTCGCATGGGGCACGACAGCCCCCGGGCCGCGCTGATCTACCAGCACGCCACCAGCGAGGCTGACCAGCAGCTCGCCGCCGGGCTCAACGAGTTGATCAGCGGTGAGCGGGTCGCCCGGAAGCCGGTCGCCGAGGTGGACCGGCTCGCGGCCTGGCAAGCCCTGAGCCCGGAGCAGCGGGCCGCCGTCCGCGAGCTCGCGCAGGCCATGCCCGACCAGTGGGGCGGCTTGGTGCCGGATGAGGACGACGGCGACGACGCGGGCGGGGTTCTCGCCCCGGTCGGCTAA
- the dcd gene encoding dCTP deaminase, protein MLLSDSDLRKEVEAGRLNLDPFDVDMVQPSSIDVRLDRYFRVFDNTKYTHIDPQLQQDELTSLVEKEQDEAFVLHPGEFVLGSTLELVGLPDDLAGRLEGKSSLGRLGLLTHSTAGFIDPGFEGHITLELSNVANLPITLWPGMKIGQLCLFRLSSPAENPYGSAAVGSRYQGQRGPTPSRAYLNFHRADTRR, encoded by the coding sequence GTGCTCCTCAGTGACAGCGATCTGCGCAAGGAGGTCGAAGCCGGTCGGCTCAACCTCGATCCGTTCGACGTCGACATGGTCCAGCCGTCCAGCATCGACGTCCGGCTCGACCGGTACTTCCGGGTGTTCGACAACACGAAGTACACCCACATCGACCCGCAGCTGCAGCAGGACGAGCTGACCTCGCTGGTGGAGAAGGAGCAGGACGAGGCGTTCGTGCTGCACCCCGGGGAGTTCGTCCTCGGGTCGACGCTGGAGCTCGTCGGGCTGCCCGACGACCTGGCTGGGCGGCTGGAGGGCAAGTCCTCGCTGGGGCGCCTCGGGCTGCTCACGCACTCCACCGCCGGGTTCATCGACCCGGGCTTCGAGGGGCACATCACCCTGGAGCTGTCCAACGTGGCGAACCTGCCGATCACGTTGTGGCCCGGCATGAAGATCGGCCAGCTGTGCCTGTTCCGGCTCAGCTCGCCCGCCGAGAACCCGTACGGGTCGGCCGCCGTGGGCTCCCGCTACCAGGGGCAGCGCGGGCCGACGCCGTCGCGCGCCTACCTGAACTTCCACCGGGCCGACACCCGGCGCTGA
- a CDS encoding DUF7507 domain-containing protein produces the protein MRLLRVLLALLLALGALLAGVPAQAGVVNAFTLNYDQVVYGDFLEVGNGSLRCPTAADRPPLYGSATVDKCATTATGATVTGDGNYNDDFYMLQADVDGDAATFNSSRATLRVPPGATVDFARLNWAGNTGRFPGTTALRCGARGSAAAVVPSGAAATPAQQPVTFTVGDKAQRVSAVAVTEDPAGTYAGSGQYYSAYADVTSAFAGAATGTDLTVTAANVWGVSGFGCMAGWSLVVVYKYAERDPVHAPSKREVFVYDGHVRQNSSDPETTVTVRGFRSTAATTRIGVTAYEGDRNITGDAFKVNRTAIAEPGTRRTDNFFISLADGRSEPGAVNNWSVDAKSFETTAIPVGATSADLAFSTNGDSYLAQNLVFSVAVPELQIDKVADPATAHEGDQITYTIRVTNPSGAPARDVRVSDPRFPACDRVFGTLAGGRSETYTCTAPAPADDVTNTAKVTGTSSLGDALDGTSSATVDVIHPAITLTKQADKPAYRVGDQVVFTMTVTNSGDVPLTALRVEDPKVPDCARNLPGVLAPGERRAFTCTTTAPVQDDVNSATASGADRLGKRVTDAAEAPVPIVRPGIELTKTADPTTVRAGDEVTFTLTVRNTGDSPLDPVRIEDSRTPACARTLPGPLAAGASQTHTCTARLTETTTNTATATGRDGSGQDVTASAQATVTVLKPGVAIEKSATPQVVRAGEEVTFTIRVTNTGDSELTGVTVTDPKVPACDRVLDRLAPGASRELSCRAPVTEDQVNTATVTGTPPVGPPVTASDDASVDVVRPAVEITKTASPETVREGDEVTFTVEVRNTGDVPLTRVAVADPVLPACARTLPDLAPGARESYSCTWTAGATDLVNTATVTGTDPTGRQVTASDDAAVDVVHPGIEVTKTASPESVREGDAVTFTVVVKNSGDVPLREVVVTDPAAPGCATTIAELAAGAERRISCTVTAGAQDLVNTASATGKPPVGPPVTDDGTATVRVLNPGINITKEVRGGPFREGDPVTFTITVVNAGDSALTDVVVADPVAPGCARVFDSLAAGASQRYECTMAAPADDVVNTATVTGKPPVGPPVTDADDAAVDVVHPGIEVTKTASPDTVRPGDAVTFTVVVRNSGDTELTRVVVTDPEVPACDRVVDRLAAGEELRYQCTWTATGDLVNTVAATGEPPVGPPVRDDGSARVDVQNPGVEIIKDVEGGPFRAGDAVTFRIAVRNTGDVPLRAVEVRDPVAPECARTFPELAVGAREVYPCTMTAPAEDVVNTAIVTGKPPTGPDVSDVDDAPVDVVNPGITVEKSVSPATARPGDEVTYTIVVRNAGDVPLTDVRVTDDREPRCGFTLPVLAAGASVERTCVVTAAQDVTNTATATGTDPTGRPVTDTDDAVLDVIGPGLRVVKTGPAKPLLSGQEAQFTVVVTNTGDVPLTGVVLSDPVAPGCSVTVGDLAPGQSSQPVRCAVTMREGDVVNTVRATGTDPTGRPVTDTDTATAVLGRAGIDLVKTADQEEAAPGRTVTWKLTVRNTGNVDLVPVVVDDPASSKCSRAFDRLRANETQTWTCTGIAPSSGTLVNTATATGQPDTAEPSGPVTDTDSASVRVPGPGPGPTPPLAKTGASPAVFLWAGLAMVLVGLVAVFGARRRRS, from the coding sequence ATGCGGCTGCTCCGGGTCCTGCTCGCCCTGCTCCTGGCGCTCGGCGCCCTGCTGGCGGGGGTGCCTGCTCAGGCCGGGGTGGTCAACGCGTTCACGCTCAACTACGACCAGGTGGTCTACGGCGACTTCCTGGAGGTGGGCAACGGTTCGCTGCGCTGCCCCACCGCGGCCGACCGGCCCCCGCTGTACGGCAGCGCGACCGTGGACAAGTGCGCGACCACGGCCACCGGCGCGACGGTGACCGGGGACGGCAACTACAACGACGACTTCTACATGCTCCAGGCCGACGTCGACGGCGACGCGGCCACGTTCAACTCCAGCCGCGCCACGCTGCGCGTCCCGCCGGGTGCCACGGTCGACTTCGCCCGCCTGAACTGGGCGGGCAACACCGGCCGCTTCCCGGGGACCACCGCGCTGAGGTGCGGCGCCCGGGGCTCCGCGGCAGCCGTCGTGCCCAGCGGCGCGGCGGCCACCCCGGCGCAGCAGCCGGTCACCTTCACCGTCGGGGACAAGGCCCAGCGGGTCAGCGCGGTCGCGGTGACCGAGGACCCGGCGGGCACCTACGCGGGCTCCGGCCAGTACTACTCCGCCTACGCCGACGTGACCTCGGCCTTCGCCGGGGCGGCCACCGGCACCGACCTGACCGTCACCGCCGCCAACGTGTGGGGCGTCAGCGGGTTCGGCTGCATGGCGGGCTGGTCGCTCGTGGTGGTCTACAAGTACGCCGAGCGCGACCCGGTGCACGCGCCGAGCAAGCGCGAGGTCTTCGTCTACGACGGCCACGTCCGGCAGAACAGCAGCGACCCCGAGACCACCGTGACCGTGCGGGGTTTCCGCTCCACGGCCGCGACCACGCGCATCGGCGTCACCGCCTACGAGGGCGACCGCAACATCACCGGGGACGCGTTCAAGGTCAACCGGACCGCGATCGCCGAGCCGGGCACGCGGCGCACGGACAACTTCTTCATCTCCCTCGCGGACGGCCGGTCCGAGCCGGGGGCGGTGAACAACTGGAGCGTGGACGCGAAGTCCTTCGAGACCACGGCGATCCCGGTCGGGGCGACCAGCGCGGACCTGGCGTTCAGCACGAACGGCGACTCCTACCTGGCGCAGAACCTGGTCTTCTCGGTGGCGGTGCCCGAGCTGCAGATCGACAAGGTGGCGGACCCGGCGACCGCGCACGAGGGTGACCAGATCACCTACACGATCCGCGTGACCAACCCGAGCGGAGCGCCCGCGCGGGACGTCCGCGTCAGCGACCCCCGCTTCCCGGCGTGCGACCGCGTGTTCGGCACGCTGGCGGGCGGCCGCTCCGAGACCTACACCTGCACCGCGCCCGCCCCGGCCGACGACGTCACCAACACCGCCAAGGTGACCGGGACGAGCAGCCTGGGCGACGCGCTGGACGGCACGTCCTCGGCGACCGTGGACGTCATCCACCCGGCCATCACCCTCACCAAGCAGGCGGACAAGCCCGCGTACCGGGTCGGGGACCAGGTCGTGTTCACCATGACCGTGACCAACTCCGGCGACGTGCCGCTGACCGCGCTGCGGGTCGAGGACCCGAAGGTGCCGGACTGCGCCCGCAACCTGCCCGGCGTGCTGGCGCCCGGCGAGCGGCGCGCGTTCACCTGCACCACGACCGCTCCGGTCCAGGACGACGTGAACTCCGCGACCGCCTCCGGGGCCGACCGGCTGGGCAAGCGGGTCACCGACGCGGCGGAGGCGCCGGTGCCGATCGTGCGGCCGGGCATCGAGCTGACCAAGACCGCGGACCCCACCACGGTGCGGGCCGGGGACGAGGTCACGTTCACGCTGACCGTGCGGAACACCGGTGACTCGCCGCTGGACCCGGTGCGGATCGAGGACAGTCGCACCCCGGCGTGCGCCCGCACGCTGCCCGGCCCGCTGGCGGCCGGGGCGAGCCAGACCCACACCTGCACCGCGCGGCTGACCGAGACCACGACCAACACCGCGACCGCGACCGGCCGGGATGGCTCCGGCCAGGACGTCACGGCCTCCGCGCAGGCCACCGTCACCGTGCTCAAGCCCGGGGTGGCCATCGAGAAGTCGGCGACGCCCCAGGTGGTGCGCGCGGGCGAGGAGGTCACCTTCACCATCCGGGTCACCAACACCGGGGACAGCGAGCTCACCGGCGTCACCGTGACCGACCCGAAGGTGCCCGCGTGCGACCGGGTGCTGGACCGGCTCGCGCCCGGCGCGTCCCGGGAGCTGTCCTGCCGGGCGCCGGTGACCGAGGACCAGGTGAACACCGCGACCGTCACCGGGACCCCGCCGGTCGGACCGCCGGTCACCGCCTCCGACGACGCCTCCGTGGACGTGGTCCGCCCGGCCGTGGAGATCACCAAGACCGCCTCGCCGGAGACCGTGCGCGAGGGCGATGAGGTGACGTTCACCGTCGAGGTGCGCAACACCGGGGACGTACCGCTGACGCGGGTCGCCGTGGCGGACCCGGTGCTGCCCGCCTGCGCCCGCACACTGCCCGACCTCGCGCCGGGCGCGCGGGAGAGCTACTCGTGCACCTGGACCGCGGGGGCGACCGACCTGGTCAACACGGCGACGGTCACCGGCACCGACCCCACCGGGCGCCAGGTCACGGCCTCCGACGATGCCGCGGTGGACGTGGTCCACCCCGGCATCGAGGTCACCAAGACCGCGTCACCGGAGTCGGTGCGCGAGGGCGATGCGGTCACGTTCACCGTGGTGGTGAAGAACAGCGGGGACGTGCCGCTGCGGGAGGTCGTGGTGACCGACCCGGCGGCCCCGGGCTGCGCCACCACGATCGCCGAGCTGGCCGCGGGGGCCGAGCGGCGGATCTCGTGCACGGTCACCGCGGGCGCCCAGGACCTGGTGAACACCGCGTCCGCCACCGGGAAGCCGCCCGTGGGCCCGCCGGTCACCGACGACGGCACGGCGACGGTCCGGGTGCTGAACCCGGGCATCAACATCACCAAGGAGGTGCGCGGCGGGCCGTTCCGCGAGGGCGACCCGGTGACGTTCACGATCACCGTGGTCAACGCGGGTGACTCCGCGCTGACCGACGTGGTGGTGGCCGACCCGGTGGCGCCGGGCTGCGCGCGCGTATTCGACTCCCTGGCCGCCGGGGCGAGCCAGCGGTATGAGTGCACGATGGCCGCGCCCGCCGACGACGTGGTGAACACAGCGACCGTCACCGGGAAGCCGCCCGTGGGCCCGCCGGTGACCGATGCCGACGACGCGGCCGTGGACGTGGTGCACCCGGGGATCGAGGTCACCAAGACCGCCTCCCCGGACACCGTGCGGCCGGGGGATGCGGTCACGTTCACCGTGGTGGTGCGGAACTCCGGCGACACCGAGCTGACCCGGGTCGTGGTGACCGACCCCGAGGTGCCCGCGTGCGACCGCGTCGTCGACCGCCTGGCCGCCGGGGAGGAGCTGCGCTACCAGTGCACCTGGACCGCGACCGGCGACCTGGTGAACACCGTCGCGGCGACCGGGGAACCGCCTGTCGGGCCGCCGGTGCGCGACGACGGTTCGGCGCGGGTGGACGTGCAGAACCCGGGCGTCGAGATCATCAAGGACGTGGAGGGTGGGCCGTTCCGGGCAGGTGACGCGGTGACGTTCCGGATCGCCGTGCGCAACACCGGGGACGTGCCGCTGCGCGCGGTCGAGGTGCGCGACCCGGTGGCGCCGGAGTGCGCGCGCACCTTCCCCGAGCTGGCCGTGGGCGCGCGGGAGGTCTACCCGTGCACGATGACCGCGCCTGCCGAGGACGTGGTGAACACCGCGATCGTGACCGGGAAGCCGCCGACCGGACCGGATGTGTCCGATGTGGACGATGCTCCGGTGGACGTGGTGAACCCGGGCATCACCGTCGAGAAGTCGGTCAGCCCGGCCACCGCGCGGCCCGGGGACGAGGTCACGTACACGATCGTCGTGCGCAACGCCGGTGACGTGCCGCTGACCGACGTGCGGGTGACCGACGACCGCGAGCCGCGCTGCGGGTTCACGCTGCCGGTGCTGGCCGCCGGTGCCTCGGTGGAGCGGACCTGCGTGGTCACCGCGGCCCAGGACGTCACCAACACCGCCACCGCGACCGGTACCGACCCGACCGGGCGGCCGGTGACCGACACCGACGACGCGGTGCTGGACGTGATCGGGCCGGGTCTGCGGGTGGTGAAGACCGGACCGGCGAAACCGCTGCTGAGCGGCCAGGAGGCCCAGTTCACCGTGGTCGTGACGAACACCGGTGACGTGCCGCTCACCGGTGTGGTGCTCAGCGACCCGGTGGCTCCCGGCTGCTCGGTGACCGTCGGGGACCTCGCGCCGGGGCAGTCGAGCCAACCGGTGCGGTGCGCGGTGACCATGCGCGAGGGCGATGTGGTGAACACGGTCCGCGCCACGGGCACCGACCCGACCGGGCGCCCGGTCACCGACACGGACACCGCGACCGCCGTGCTGGGCCGGGCGGGCATCGACCTGGTGAAGACGGCCGACCAGGAGGAGGCCGCGCCGGGCCGAACGGTGACGTGGAAATTGACCGTGCGCAACACCGGGAATGTGGATCTGGTCCCGGTGGTCGTCGACGACCCGGCTTCGTCCAAGTGCAGTCGGGCGTTCGACCGCTTGCGGGCCAATGAAACGCAGACCTGGACGTGCACGGGCATCGCGCCGAGCAGTGGGACCCTGGTGAACACCGCGACCGCGACCGGGCAGCCGGACACCGCGGAACCGAGCGGTCCGGTCACCGACACCGACTCGGCGAGCGTGCGCGTCCCAGGTCCCGGACCAGGGCCGACACCGCCGCTGGCGAAGACCGGTGCGTCCCCGGCGGTGTTCCTGTGGGCCGGCCTGGCCATGGTGCTTGTCGGCCTCGTGGCGGTCTTCGGCGCACGGCGCAGGAGGAGCTAG
- a CDS encoding cation diffusion facilitator family transporter, translated as MASQDKDGGGESTLTVVLALTVNFAIGVMKAVAGALTGSAALLAEAAHSVADTFTEGLLLTALRRSGKPADVRHPFGYGKERFFWSLMAAVAIFTSGAVFAGIEGVRTLVGEEEAQTRPWVAYLVLGLAFVLESVSFVQASRQVAREARAENRTLLAYLRHSDDPTVKTVFFEDSAALVGLVVAFLGVLLHQLTGSSVWDGVASLAIGVLLAVVAYLLGRTNLGLLIGRQADPVLVRAVAGRLHEQPEVEAVVDILSMVTGTDRVLLCARLDFDDNLGAADLERATVRIVAALRAEFAELDEVFLEPVPRADPELRARVLARYGDLLNRPAAPGQP; from the coding sequence GTGGCTTCCCAGGACAAGGACGGTGGCGGCGAGTCCACCCTCACCGTCGTGCTCGCGCTGACGGTCAACTTCGCGATCGGCGTCATGAAAGCGGTTGCCGGAGCACTCACCGGCTCGGCGGCCCTGCTGGCCGAGGCCGCGCACTCGGTCGCGGACACCTTCACCGAGGGCCTGCTGCTCACCGCGCTGCGCCGGTCCGGCAAACCGGCCGACGTGCGCCACCCGTTCGGGTACGGCAAGGAGCGGTTCTTCTGGTCGCTGATGGCCGCGGTGGCGATCTTCACCTCGGGCGCGGTGTTCGCGGGCATCGAGGGCGTGCGCACCCTGGTCGGCGAGGAGGAGGCTCAGACCCGGCCCTGGGTGGCCTACCTGGTCCTCGGCCTGGCCTTCGTCCTGGAGTCGGTGTCGTTCGTGCAGGCCAGCCGCCAAGTGGCGCGCGAGGCCCGGGCGGAGAACCGCACACTGCTGGCCTACCTGCGGCACTCCGACGACCCGACCGTGAAGACGGTGTTCTTCGAGGACAGCGCGGCCCTGGTCGGCCTGGTGGTGGCCTTCCTGGGGGTGCTGCTGCACCAGCTCACCGGCTCCTCGGTGTGGGACGGCGTGGCCTCGCTGGCGATCGGCGTGCTGCTGGCGGTGGTGGCCTACCTGCTCGGCCGCACGAACCTGGGCCTGCTCATCGGCCGCCAGGCCGACCCGGTGCTGGTGCGGGCGGTGGCCGGGCGGCTGCACGAGCAGCCCGAGGTCGAGGCGGTGGTGGACATCCTGTCCATGGTCACCGGCACCGACCGCGTGCTGCTCTGCGCCCGCCTGGACTTCGACGACAACCTCGGCGCGGCCGACCTCGAACGCGCCACCGTGCGCATCGTGGCCGCCCTGCGCGCCGAGTTCGCCGAGCTGGACGAGGTGTTCCTGGAACCGGTCCCCCGAGCCGACCCCGAACTGCGGGCACGGGTCCTCGCCCGTTACGGCGACCTGCTGAACCGGCCCGCGGCCCCCGGCCAGCCGTGA